Proteins found in one Flavobacteriales bacterium genomic segment:
- the rplV gene encoding 50S ribosomal protein L22, translated as MSIVKENRRTKKSERAKALKAAKSSVAFAKLNNCPTSPRKMRLVADMIRGIEVNKALALLKYSKKEASGRLETLLLSALDNWQKKNDGQRVEDVTLVVKSINVDSARVLKRLQTAPQGRAHRIRKRSNHVTLEVGTAEA; from the coding sequence ATGTCTATAGTAAAAGAAAACAGACGTACAAAGAAAAGCGAAAGAGCAAAAGCACTTAAAGCTGCTAAGAGCTCTGTAGCTTTCGCAAAATTGAACAATTGTCCTACATCACCAAGAAAAATGAGACTTGTAGCTGATATGATCAGAGGAATTGAAGTGAACAAAGCTTTAGCTCTTTTGAAATATAGCAAAAAAGAAGCCTCAGGAAGATTGGAAACATTGTTGCTTTCTGCCCTAGATAACTGGCAGAAGAAAAATGATGGTCAGCGTGTTGAAGACGTAACTCTTGTTGTAAAATCTATTAACGTAGATAGTGCAAGAGTTCTAAAAAGACTTCAAACAGCACCACAAGGGCGAGCTCATAGAATTAGAAAGCGCTCGAATCACGTAACATTAGAAGTAGGAACAGCAGAAGCTTAA
- the rpsQ gene encoding 30S ribosomal protein S17 has product MERNLRKERVGVVVSNKMDKSISVKIERRVKHPIYGKFVNMSKKFTAHDEKNDCNIGDTVRIMETRPLSKNKRWRLVEILERAK; this is encoded by the coding sequence ATGGAAAGAAATTTAAGAAAAGAAAGAGTAGGGGTTGTTGTTAGTAATAAAATGGACAAATCGATCTCTGTTAAAATAGAGCGTAGAGTAAAACACCCGATTTACGGAAAATTCGTAAACATGAGCAAGAAATTTACTGCTCATGACGAAAAAAACGATTGTAATATCGGAGATACCGTACGTATCATGGAAACAAGACCTCTAAGTAAAAACAAACGTTGGAGATTGGTTGAAATCCTAGAAAGAGCTAAGTAA
- the rplC gene encoding 50S ribosomal protein L3, with translation MSGIIGKKVGMTSLFDENGKNIPCTVIQAGPCYVTQVRTLETDGYEAIQLAFDDKKEHRETAPLKGHFKKAGVSPKYIVREFGDFEAELNMGDAVDVSIFSEGEFVDVSGTSKGKGFAGVVKRHNFRGVGDATHGQHNRLRAPGSIGAASYPARVFKGMRMAGQMGGAKVKVLNLQVLKIDTEHNLLIVKGSVPGAKNSYVTIEK, from the coding sequence ATGTCAGGAATTATTGGAAAAAAAGTAGGAATGACAAGTTTATTTGACGAGAATGGGAAAAATATCCCATGTACCGTTATTCAAGCAGGTCCTTGCTACGTAACACAAGTTAGAACCCTCGAAACAGATGGTTACGAGGCAATTCAATTAGCCTTCGATGACAAAAAAGAGCATCGTGAAACAGCTCCTTTGAAAGGACACTTCAAAAAGGCAGGAGTTTCTCCAAAATATATTGTGAGAGAATTCGGAGACTTTGAAGCAGAATTAAACATGGGAGATGCAGTAGATGTATCAATTTTTAGCGAAGGTGAATTCGTAGATGTATCAGGAACATCTAAAGGAAAAGGATTCGCAGGGGTTGTAAAAAGACACAACTTCCGTGGAGTAGGAGATGCAACTCACGGTCAGCACAACAGACTAAGAGCACCAGGTTCTATTGGAGCCGCTTCTTATCCAGCAAGAGTATTCAAAGGAATGCGTATGGCAGGACAGATGGGTGGAGCAAAAGTGAAAGTATTGAACCTACAAGTTCTTAAAATCGACACTGAGCATAATTTATTAATCGTTAAGGGTTCTGTTCCTGGAGCTAAAAACTCTTACGTAACTATCGAGAAGTAA
- the rplR gene encoding 50S ribosomal protein L18 codes for MAIDKTNRRQRIKFRIRKTINGTAQKPRLAVFRSNKEIYAQLIDDVNGVTLCSASSRQKDIAAASGSKSEIAALVGKAVAEKAVKAGIETVCFDRGGYLYHGRVKSLADGAREGGLKF; via the coding sequence ATGGCAATCGATAAAACAAATAGAAGACAAAGAATCAAGTTCCGTATCAGAAAAACGATTAACGGAACTGCTCAAAAACCACGTTTAGCTGTATTCAGATCTAACAAAGAGATCTACGCTCAGCTAATTGATGATGTAAATGGAGTGACTCTTTGTTCAGCTTCTTCTCGTCAAAAGGACATCGCTGCTGCTTCAGGTTCAAAATCTGAAATAGCCGCCCTTGTAGGAAAAGCTGTAGCTGAAAAAGCTGTGAAAGCAGGTATCGAAACAGTATGTTTTGATAGAGGTGGATATTTATATCACGGACGTGTAAAATCTCTTGCAGATGGAGCACGTGAAGGTGGTCTTAAATTCTAA
- the rpsC gene encoding 30S ribosomal protein S3, which yields MGQKTNPIGNRLGFIKGWDSAWYGGNDYGDRIAEDDKIRKYIYKRLAKASVSKIIIERTLKLVTVTICTARPGIIIGKKGAEVDRLKLELKKMTNKEVQVNIFEIKRPETDARLVGASIARQLEARVSYRRAINMAISSAMRMGAEGIKVQISGRLNGAEMARSEMYSEGRTPLHTFRADIDYAVSEALTTYGIIGIKVWICKGEVYGKKDLTPVETVLKNKRGGKRGGSRRKK from the coding sequence ATGGGACAAAAAACGAATCCAATAGGTAACAGATTAGGTTTCATCAAAGGATGGGATTCTGCATGGTATGGTGGAAACGACTACGGAGACCGTATTGCCGAAGATGACAAGATCAGAAAGTATATTTATAAACGACTAGCAAAAGCCAGTGTATCAAAAATTATCATTGAGAGAACACTGAAACTTGTTACCGTTACTATTTGTACTGCAAGACCAGGAATTATCATCGGTAAAAAAGGAGCTGAAGTAGATCGCTTGAAGCTAGAGCTTAAAAAAATGACCAACAAAGAAGTTCAAGTGAACATCTTTGAAATCAAACGACCAGAAACTGATGCACGTCTAGTAGGAGCAAGTATTGCACGCCAGCTAGAAGCCAGAGTTTCATACCGTAGAGCTATTAATATGGCAATATCTTCGGCAATGAGAATGGGAGCAGAAGGAATCAAAGTTCAAATTTCAGGACGTTTGAATGGAGCAGAAATGGCTCGTTCGGAAATGTATAGTGAAGGTAGAACACCATTGCATACTTTCCGTGCCGATATCGATTATGCTGTATCTGAAGCACTAACTACTTACGGAATCATAGGAATAAAAGTATGGATCTGTAAAGGAGAAGTGTATGGTAAAAAAGATCTTACACCAGTAGAAACCGTTCTTAAGAACAAGAGAGGTGGAAAACGTGGCGGATCAAGAAGAAAAAAATAA
- the rpsH gene encoding 30S ribosomal protein S8, with product MVTDPIADFLTRIRNAVQAGHKVVEIPASKMKKELSRILLEKGYILNYKVIEGNHQGAIKIALKYHPETKLSAITKMKRVSKPGLRKYASAGELPRVLNGLGIAIVSTSKGVMTDKEARTMNVGGEVLCFVY from the coding sequence ATGGTAACAGATCCAATTGCAGACTTTCTAACGAGAATTAGAAATGCTGTACAGGCAGGACACAAAGTAGTTGAGATTCCTGCATCAAAAATGAAAAAAGAACTATCTAGAATCCTATTGGAGAAAGGATATATCTTGAACTATAAAGTAATCGAAGGTAACCACCAAGGAGCAATCAAAATCGCTCTAAAGTATCATCCTGAGACTAAGTTATCGGCAATCACTAAAATGAAAAGAGTGAGTAAGCCAGGACTTAGAAAATATGCCTCTGCTGGTGAACTTCCAAGAGTCCTTAATGGACTAGGAATAGCCATCGTATCAACTTCAAAAGGTGTTATGACCGATAAAGAAGCTAGAACGATGAACGTTGGTGGAGAAGTATTGTGTTTCGTGTATTAA
- the rplN gene encoding 50S ribosomal protein L14, with protein MLQQESRIKVADNTGAKEVLVIRVLGGTKKRYASIGDQVVVTVKEALPSGSVKKGQVSRAVVVRTTKEIRRPDGSYIRFGENACVLLNAAGEMRGTRVFGPVARELRDREFMKIVSLAPEVL; from the coding sequence ATGTTACAACAAGAATCAAGAATCAAAGTAGCAGACAACACAGGAGCAAAAGAAGTATTAGTAATCCGTGTACTAGGTGGTACAAAGAAACGCTATGCTTCTATTGGTGACCAAGTAGTCGTTACTGTAAAAGAAGCTTTACCTTCAGGAAGTGTAAAGAAAGGGCAAGTATCAAGAGCTGTTGTAGTTCGTACAACCAAAGAGATCAGACGTCCAGATGGATCGTATATCCGCTTTGGAGAAAATGCTTGTGTATTGTTAAATGCCGCTGGAGAAATGAGAGGTACTCGTGTATTCGGTCCTGTAGCTCGTGAGTTAAGAGACAGAGAATTCATGAAGATTGTATCATTGGCACCAGAAGTACTATAA
- the rpsE gene encoding 30S ribosomal protein S5: protein MLKGIRHIEKVKPTGLELKEKLVSIQRVTKVTKGGRTFSFSAIMVVGDQNGVVGIGLGKANDVVSAISKGVEEAKKSLVRVKLTNGTVPHEQYGKYGGGYVYIRPASHGTGVIAGGAMRAIFESVGIHDILAKSKGSSNPHNVVKATMRALMHLRDAKTVAEDRQVSLSKVFNG, encoded by the coding sequence ATGCTAAAAGGAATAAGACATATAGAAAAAGTGAAGCCTACAGGGCTAGAACTTAAAGAAAAGCTTGTAAGCATCCAACGTGTTACTAAGGTAACAAAAGGAGGACGTACTTTCAGTTTCTCTGCCATCATGGTTGTAGGAGACCAAAATGGAGTTGTGGGAATCGGTCTTGGTAAAGCCAATGACGTAGTATCGGCTATCTCAAAAGGAGTGGAAGAAGCTAAGAAAAGCTTAGTAAGAGTAAAACTTACAAACGGTACTGTTCCTCATGAACAGTACGGGAAATACGGTGGAGGATACGTGTATATCCGTCCAGCATCACACGGTACAGGAGTGATTGCTGGGGGTGCGATGCGTGCGATCTTCGAATCTGTAGGAATCCACGACATCCTTGCTAAATCAAAAGGATCTTCTAACCCTCATAACGTTGTAAAAGCAACAATGAGAGCACTTATGCACCTTAGAGATGCAAAAACAGTTGCTGAAGATCGTCAAGTAAGCTTGTCAAAAGTGTTTAACGGTTAA
- the rplW gene encoding 50S ribosomal protein L23 — protein sequence MDIIIRPIITEKMDQASEQNCFGFVVDKRANKIQIKSAVEQKYSVTVESVRTMITPVKRKSRYTRAGMVTGKIGSTKKAIVKLAEGDVIDFYNI from the coding sequence ATGGATATCATTATTAGACCAATTATTACAGAAAAAATGGACCAAGCAAGCGAACAGAATTGCTTCGGTTTTGTAGTTGATAAAAGAGCTAACAAGATTCAAATAAAATCGGCTGTAGAACAAAAATACAGTGTAACAGTAGAATCAGTTAGAACGATGATTACTCCCGTTAAACGAAAATCACGTTATACACGTGCAGGTATGGTTACTGGGAAAATCGGTTCAACAAAGAAAGCAATTGTGAAACTTGCAGAAGGAGATGTAATCGACTTCTACAATATTTAA
- the rplF gene encoding 50S ribosomal protein L6 translates to MSRIGKAPINVPNGATVTIEGKVVTVKGKLGELKQELSDLVDIKLEDGVITLTRVNESKDAKAQHGLFRALVNNMVEGVTNGYKLELELVGVGFRASNQGQTLDLSLGFSHNIIMKLADEVKIETKSEKGKNPIIILSSHDKQLLGMVAAKIRSFRKPEPYKGKGVRFVGEEVRKKAGKTA, encoded by the coding sequence ATGTCTAGAATAGGAAAAGCACCCATAAACGTACCTAATGGAGCAACCGTTACTATAGAAGGTAAAGTGGTTACTGTAAAGGGAAAATTGGGAGAACTAAAACAAGAACTTTCTGACCTAGTTGATATCAAGCTAGAAGATGGGGTAATCACTTTGACTCGTGTAAACGAATCAAAAGATGCGAAAGCACAACACGGATTATTCAGAGCCTTGGTAAACAATATGGTAGAAGGTGTGACAAACGGGTATAAACTAGAATTAGAATTGGTAGGGGTTGGATTTAGAGCCTCAAACCAAGGACAAACACTAGATTTAAGCCTCGGTTTCTCACATAATATCATAATGAAACTTGCTGACGAAGTTAAAATAGAAACTAAGTCTGAGAAAGGTAAAAATCCGATTATTATCTTATCTTCGCACGATAAACAACTTTTGGGAATGGTTGCTGCAAAAATCAGATCATTCCGTAAACCTGAACCTTACAAAGGAAAAGGAGTTCGTTTCGTTGGGGAAGAAGTTAGAAAGAAAGCAGGTAAAACTGCCTAA
- the rplX gene encoding 50S ribosomal protein L24: MAKLHVKSGDTVKVLSGEDKGKIGKVTSVNPAKGKAIVEGINMVKKHIKPSATNPQGKIEETEAPIYLSKLMVVDSTGQASRIGRKEGENGKLVRYSKKSGEVLN; the protein is encoded by the coding sequence ATGGCTAAATTACATGTAAAATCAGGTGACACAGTAAAAGTACTATCCGGAGAAGACAAAGGTAAGATCGGGAAAGTAACTTCTGTAAACCCTGCAAAAGGAAAAGCCATTGTTGAAGGAATCAACATGGTAAAGAAGCACATCAAACCTAGTGCTACAAACCCTCAAGGGAAAATTGAGGAAACAGAAGCTCCAATTTATCTATCAAAATTGATGGTAGTTGACTCAACAGGTCAAGCATCAAGAATAGGTCGTAAAGAAGGAGAAAATGGAAAGTTAGTTCGTTATTCTAAAAAATCAGGGGAGGTACTAAACTAA
- the rpmC gene encoding 50S ribosomal protein L29: protein MKFSELKNLSTEELTEKLAESKAKLQSMKTTHAISPLENPVEIRNLRRDIARILTAITTK from the coding sequence ATGAAATTTTCAGAACTGAAAAATCTATCAACTGAGGAGTTGACAGAAAAGTTAGCGGAAAGTAAAGCAAAGTTGCAATCAATGAAAACAACTCACGCTATATCACCGCTTGAGAACCCTGTAGAAATCCGTAATTTGCGTCGCGATATCGCACGTATTCTTACAGCTATCACAACAAAGTAA
- the rpsJ gene encoding 30S ribosomal protein S10 produces MSQKIRIKLKSYDYNLVDKSAEKIVKTVKATGAVVNGPIPLPTHKRIYTVLRSPHVNKKSREQFELSNYKRLLDIYSSSSKTVDALMRLELPSGVEVEIKV; encoded by the coding sequence ATGAGTCAAAAAATTAGAATCAAATTAAAATCATACGATTACAACTTGGTGGACAAGTCTGCTGAAAAGATCGTTAAGACGGTAAAGGCGACAGGTGCTGTAGTAAATGGACCAATCCCATTACCAACACACAAAAGAATATACACGGTTCTACGTTCCCCACACGTAAACAAAAAATCAAGAGAGCAGTTTGAGCTTTCGAACTACAAGAGACTTTTAGATATCTATAGTTCGTCATCAAAAACTGTAGACGCCTTGATGCGTTTGGAGTTGCCAAGTGGAGTGGAAGTAGAAATTAAAGTTTGA
- the rpsN gene encoding 30S ribosomal protein S14: protein MAKESMKARERKRQKLVDKYAKKRAELLAAGDYEGLQRLPKNASPVRLHNRCKITGRPKGYMRQFGISRVTFRKMANFGLIPGVKKASW from the coding sequence ATGGCTAAAGAATCAATGAAGGCGCGTGAAAGAAAGCGTCAAAAACTTGTAGACAAGTATGCTAAGAAAAGAGCAGAGCTTTTGGCTGCAGGTGATTATGAGGGATTACAAAGACTGCCTAAAAATGCATCTCCTGTACGTTTACACAACAGATGTAAAATTACAGGAAGACCTAAAGGATACATGAGACAATTCGGAATTTCTCGTGTAACATTTAGAAAAATGGCAAACTTTGGATTAATTCCAGGTGTTAAAAAAGCGAGTTGGTAA
- the rplO gene encoding 50S ribosomal protein L15 — protein MELSNLRPAKGAVKSGKRVGRGQGSGKGATSTRGHKGAKSRSGYSKKIGFEGGQMPLQRRVPKFGFTNPNRVEYKPLNLETIQSYVENGKLNETITVENLIHAGLIKHNDLVKILGNGEFTTKVNITAHKFSKTAQEAIEKNGGTVTTL, from the coding sequence ATGGAATTATCCAACCTAAGACCAGCCAAAGGTGCTGTCAAATCAGGGAAAAGAGTAGGACGTGGACAAGGGTCTGGTAAAGGTGCTACCTCTACCAGAGGACACAAAGGTGCTAAGTCTCGATCAGGATACTCAAAGAAAATCGGATTTGAAGGAGGGCAAATGCCACTTCAAAGAAGAGTACCAAAATTTGGTTTTACAAATCCAAACAGAGTGGAATACAAACCACTTAACTTGGAAACGATCCAATCTTATGTAGAGAATGGAAAGTTGAACGAAACCATCACGGTTGAGAATTTGATTCATGCCGGATTGATTAAGCACAATGACCTTGTTAAAATCCTAGGAAACGGTGAATTCACAACAAAAGTGAACATCACTGCACACAAATTTTCTAAAACAGCGCAGGAAGCCATCGAAAAAAATGGTGGAACTGTAACAACTTTGTAA
- the rplE gene encoding 50S ribosomal protein L5: MAYTPRLKEKYSNEVKDNLMKEFDYKSVMQVPKLEKICISQGIGAAVADKKLIEVAVNEMTVIAGQKAVPTLSKRDISNFKLRKGMPIGARVTLRREKMYEFLDRLISVSLPAVRDFDGIKANGFDGRGNYTLGIKEQIIFPEISVDKVNKITGMDITFVTSAETDKEAFALLKELGLPFKKK, encoded by the coding sequence ATGGCTTACACACCAAGACTCAAAGAAAAGTATAGTAATGAGGTTAAGGATAACCTTATGAAAGAATTTGATTACAAAAGCGTAATGCAAGTTCCAAAACTAGAGAAAATCTGTATTAGCCAAGGTATCGGAGCTGCAGTAGCCGACAAGAAATTGATCGAAGTTGCAGTAAACGAAATGACTGTTATTGCAGGGCAAAAAGCAGTACCTACTTTGTCAAAAAGAGACATCTCGAATTTTAAACTAAGAAAAGGAATGCCTATCGGTGCCAGAGTTACTCTTAGACGTGAAAAAATGTATGAATTTTTAGATCGTTTAATTTCTGTATCTTTGCCAGCCGTACGTGACTTTGATGGAATCAAAGCAAATGGTTTCGATGGAAGAGGTAATTACACTTTAGGAATTAAAGAACAAATTATCTTCCCAGAAATTTCTGTAGATAAAGTGAACAAAATCACTGGAATGGATATTACTTTCGTAACATCTGCCGAAACAGATAAAGAAGCATTTGCCCTTCTAAAAGAGTTAGGTTTACCTTTTAAAAAGAAATAA
- the rpsS gene encoding 30S ribosomal protein S19, with the protein MARSLKKGPYIHFKLEKKVLANVEAGKKDVIKTWSRASMISPDFVGQTIAVHNGRQFVPVYVTENMVGHKLGEFSPTRTYRGHGGKKDKRR; encoded by the coding sequence ATGGCAAGATCACTAAAAAAAGGGCCATACATTCACTTTAAGCTAGAGAAAAAAGTATTGGCAAATGTAGAAGCCGGAAAAAAAGATGTCATCAAGACATGGTCTAGAGCTTCTATGATTTCTCCAGATTTTGTAGGACAAACCATTGCCGTTCATAACGGACGTCAGTTCGTACCTGTGTACGTAACTGAAAACATGGTAGGTCACAAATTGGGTGAATTCTCTCCAACAAGAACCTACAGAGGTCACGGAGGGAAAAAAGATAAGAGAAGATAA
- the rplD gene encoding 50S ribosomal protein L4 — protein sequence MEIAVLDISGKDTGRKVSLNDSIFGIEPNEHVLYLDVKQYLANQRQGTHKAKERGEIQGSTRKIKKQKGTGTARAGSRKSPVMVGGGRAFGPRPRNYGFKLNKKVKTLARKSALSSKVASSEVIVVENFELANPSTKEFRGILANLGLTDAKSLLVLGNENKNVYLSSRNLPKAKVLVASDINAYAVLNGGKIVLTEGALESIENLLS from the coding sequence ATGGAGATAGCAGTATTAGACATCAGCGGAAAAGATACCGGACGTAAAGTATCTTTGAACGATAGTATCTTTGGAATTGAGCCAAACGAGCACGTACTATATTTAGACGTAAAGCAATATTTGGCAAACCAGAGACAAGGAACACACAAAGCCAAAGAAAGAGGAGAGATTCAAGGATCTACAAGAAAGATCAAGAAACAAAAAGGAACAGGTACTGCCCGTGCAGGTTCTCGTAAGTCTCCTGTTATGGTTGGTGGAGGACGTGCTTTTGGACCAAGACCAAGAAACTACGGATTCAAATTGAACAAAAAAGTGAAAACTTTGGCTCGTAAATCAGCCTTGAGTTCAAAAGTAGCTTCAAGCGAAGTAATCGTTGTAGAAAACTTCGAATTGGCAAATCCAAGCACTAAAGAATTCCGCGGAATCCTAGCAAATTTGGGACTTACAGATGCTAAGTCTTTGCTAGTGTTAGGAAATGAAAATAAAAACGTATATTTGTCGTCCCGAAATTTGCCAAAGGCAAAAGTATTAGTAGCTTCAGACATAAACGCTTACGCTGTATTGAATGGTGGAAAGATTGTTTTGACAGAAGGTGCTTTGGAGTCGATTGAAAATCTTTTAAGCTAA
- the rpmD gene encoding 50S ribosomal protein L30 gives MAKVKVTQVRSSIKRKANQKATLVALGLRGINKSVEHELTDNVKGMLNVVKHLVVVEELN, from the coding sequence ATGGCAAAAGTAAAAGTTACTCAAGTACGTAGCTCTATCAAGAGAAAAGCCAACCAAAAAGCTACTTTGGTGGCTCTTGGTCTGCGTGGAATCAATAAATCTGTTGAGCATGAGCTTACAGATAATGTAAAAGGAATGCTAAATGTTGTAAAACATTTAGTTGTCGTAGAAGAATTAAACTAA
- the rplB gene encoding 50S ribosomal protein L2, protein MAVRKLKPTTPGQRFKVISAFDDITASKPEKSLLAPKKRSGGRNNQGKMTMRYIGGGHKKRYRIIDFKRDKHGMSAEVKTIEYDPNRSARIALVEYSDGEKRYIIAPNGLKVGEKIESGKGVAPEVGNALILSEIPLGSIIHNIELHPGAGAVMARSAGTFAQLVAKEGKFAIVKLPSGETRMVLLTCMATIGAVSNSEHALIVSGKAGRSRWQGRRPRTRGVAMNPVDHPMGGGEGRQSGGHPRSRKGLPAKGYKTRAKKKASNRYIVERRKK, encoded by the coding sequence ATGGCAGTAAGAAAGTTAAAACCTACTACTCCAGGTCAAAGATTTAAGGTGATTTCTGCCTTTGATGACATTACAGCATCAAAGCCAGAAAAAAGCCTTTTAGCACCTAAGAAAAGATCAGGTGGACGTAACAATCAAGGTAAAATGACTATGCGCTACATTGGTGGTGGTCATAAGAAACGTTACAGAATCATTGACTTCAAGAGAGATAAGCATGGAATGTCAGCTGAGGTGAAGACCATAGAATATGATCCAAACCGATCAGCAAGAATTGCTTTAGTAGAGTACAGCGATGGTGAAAAACGCTATATCATCGCCCCTAATGGATTAAAAGTTGGGGAGAAAATTGAATCTGGAAAAGGCGTAGCTCCAGAAGTAGGAAATGCACTGATCTTATCAGAAATTCCTTTAGGATCTATCATTCACAACATTGAGCTTCACCCAGGAGCAGGAGCTGTAATGGCTCGTTCTGCTGGAACATTTGCTCAGCTTGTTGCAAAAGAAGGAAAATTTGCAATCGTAAAATTACCTTCAGGAGAAACAAGAATGGTGTTGTTGACATGTATGGCAACAATCGGAGCTGTATCAAACTCTGAGCACGCATTGATCGTATCTGGTAAAGCAGGACGCTCACGTTGGCAAGGAAGAAGACCAAGAACAAGAGGGGTTGCAATGAACCCAGTAGATCACCCAATGGGGGGTGGAGAAGGACGTCAGTCTGGAGGTCACCCAAGATCGCGTAAAGGTCTTCCTGCAAAAGGATACAAGACACGTGCGAAGAAGAAAGCTTCGAATCGTTATATCGTTGAACGTAGAAAGAAATAA
- the rplP gene encoding 50S ribosomal protein L16 — translation MLQPKRTKFRRVQKGRMKGNADRGSQIAYGSFAIKSLQSHWLTSRQIEAARIAATRYMKREGQLWIRIFPDKPITKKPLEVRMGKGKGAPEYWAAVVKPGRVLFELDGVPYEVAKEALRLAAQKLPVTTKFVVRRDFEF, via the coding sequence ATGTTACAACCTAAAAGAACAAAGTTCCGTAGAGTGCAAAAAGGACGCATGAAAGGAAATGCCGACAGAGGTAGCCAAATTGCGTACGGTTCTTTTGCGATAAAATCTTTACAGTCTCACTGGTTGACTTCACGTCAAATTGAAGCTGCACGTATCGCCGCTACACGTTATATGAAGCGTGAAGGTCAGTTGTGGATCAGAATCTTCCCAGACAAACCGATTACCAAAAAACCATTGGAAGTACGTATGGGTAAAGGTAAAGGGGCACCAGAATATTGGGCAGCCGTTGTTAAGCCAGGAAGAGTCCTATTCGAACTTGATGGAGTACCTTATGAGGTAGCAAAAGAAGCCTTGAGATTGGCAGCACAAAAATTGCCAGTTACAACAAAATTTGTTGTTCGAAGAGATTTCGAATTCTAG